In the Bacillus sp. FJAT-42376 genome, CCGCCCATCGCATTGATGTAGTTCGCCAAATCAACGATTTCAGGTTCTTTTGCACAGTTTTCAAGAGTTGTTGTACCTTCTGCCAATGCAGCTGCCATCAGAATATTTTCAGTGGCGCCGACACTTGGGAAGTCCAGATAGATTTTGGCTCCGCGCAATCTGCCTTTTACTTCGGCGTCAATAAAGCCATTTCCAACCTTGATCACAGCACCCATGGCTTCGAAGCCTTTTAAATGCTGATCAATTGGACGTGAACCGATTGCACATCCGCCCGGCAGTGCTACACGCGCGCGGCCAAGTCTTGCAAGCAGCGGTCCCATTACAAGAACGGATGCCCGCATTTTACGTACATATTCAAATGGTGCTTCGGTACTGAGCTCTTTGGATGCATCTACAATTACTTGATTGTTCTCAAAATGGACATCTGCACCGAGATGGCGCAGAACTTCATTAATCGTATATACATCAGAGAGCGTAGGTACATCACAAATAATGCTCTTTTCATTACTAGCTAATAAGGATGCAGCGATAACCGGCAAAACGGCATTTTTGGCACCTTCTACCTTTACTGTGCCGTTCAACTTTTGACCGCCGCGGACGATGATTTTTTCCAAGGTATTCCCCTCCGCGTCCCAAATTCTCTATATTAATATTCAGTCGTGATGATTGGTGTTCCTGCGACTACAGTAGTATTTTCGCCCAATCCGCCGTGTCTAACGGCCACTTGCATGTTCATGCTGCCTTGTTCAGCCGGGATTTTCTGATCCCAGCGAGCTGTATATGCCGATACCGATACGAACGCCTTTTCTTTAAGCTGTTCAAGCGGCACCGCGTTAAATTCTTTGAGCAAAGCATCAGCTAGATGCAAAACACCTACCATCTTATCATCTTCACTGCCTTTAATACAAGAGAAAATTGTGGGATATTCATGAAAAATGTCGAATGATTGCTTTTTAAATTGATTAATAATGGAGGTCCAGTCCCTGGAATTTCCACGGCCGTGAACCTGATACAGGATATACGAATTCAATTGCCCGTTTGTGTCGG is a window encoding:
- a CDS encoding YwmB family TATA-box binding protein; this encodes MDKIKQMLWIAIVFAVVTAACGKISEAAQVKPEIEQLAGAFQKQGIEINEWTVYSKKKISFPSEKFSENVKRFTEQHRLFKWSTERTSSGWKAAGTRWNEKSGATETLQIVSTDTNGQLNSYILYQVHGRGNSRDWTSIINQFKKQSFDIFHEYPTIFSCIKGSEDDKMVGVLHLADALLKEFNAVPLEQLKEKAFVSVSAYTARWDQKIPAEQGSMNMQVAVRHGGLGENTTVVAGTPIITTEY